One segment of Cetobacterium sp. NK01 DNA contains the following:
- a CDS encoding electron transfer flavoprotein subunit alpha/FixB family protein, whose protein sequence is MNLNEYRGILVFAEQREGVLQNVGLELIGKGKELAKSLDEKVTAVLLGYNIQNLAKELVAYGADEVVVVDSKELAIYDTEAYTQAFSAVINEKKPEIVLIGATTLGRDLGPRISSRIETGLTADCTMLEIGENREFLMTRPAFGGNLMATIICPDHRPQMSTVRPGVMTRLSRDEKRDGKIIDFKVNFDHSKMKVKVLNIIKEAKAKVDITEAKILVSGGRGVGAQGGFDNLELLANELGGVAAASRALVDAGIVSHDRQVGQTGKTVRPDVYFAFGISGAIQHLAGMEESEYIIAINKDKGAPIFGVADLGLVTDLGKTATYLVDEIRKAKAEK, encoded by the coding sequence ATGAATTTAAATGAATATAGAGGGATCCTTGTTTTTGCTGAGCAAAGAGAGGGAGTACTACAAAATGTTGGATTAGAGTTAATCGGTAAAGGAAAAGAGTTAGCTAAATCTCTTGATGAGAAAGTTACTGCTGTACTTTTAGGATATAATATTCAAAATTTAGCTAAAGAGTTAGTTGCTTACGGTGCTGATGAAGTTGTTGTTGTAGATTCTAAAGAGTTAGCAATCTATGATACAGAAGCTTACACGCAAGCGTTTTCAGCAGTTATTAATGAGAAAAAACCTGAAATTGTATTAATTGGAGCGACTACACTTGGAAGAGACTTAGGACCTAGAATCTCATCTAGAATTGAAACAGGGCTTACAGCTGACTGTACAATGTTAGAGATTGGAGAAAATAGAGAGTTTCTAATGACAAGACCAGCTTTTGGTGGAAACTTAATGGCTACTATCATCTGTCCTGATCATAGACCTCAAATGTCTACGGTTAGACCTGGAGTTATGACAAGATTATCAAGAGATGAGAAAAGAGATGGAAAAATTATAGATTTTAAAGTTAACTTTGACCACTCAAAAATGAAAGTAAAAGTTTTAAATATAATAAAAGAAGCAAAAGCAAAAGTGGACATTACAGAAGCTAAGATCTTAGTTTCAGGAGGAAGAGGAGTTGGAGCTCAAGGTGGATTTGACAACTTAGAACTTCTTGCAAATGAACTTGGTGGAGTAGCAGCAGCTTCTAGAGCGTTAGTTGATGCTGGAATAGTAAGTCATGACAGACAAGTTGGACAAACAGGAAAAACAGTTAGACCAGATGTATACTTTGCATTTGGAATCTCTGGAGCAATACAGCACTTAGCTGGAATGGAAGAATCAGAGTACATAATAGCTATAAATAAAGATAAAGGAGCACCTATTTTTGGAGTAGCAGATTTAGGATTAGTAACTGATTTAGGAAAAACAGCAACTTACTTAGTTGACGAGATTAGAAAAGCAAAAGCTGAAAAATAA
- a CDS encoding electron transfer flavoprotein subunit beta/FixA family protein gives MKIVVCIKQVPDTTEIRLDPVKGTLIRDGVPSIINPDDKGGLEEALRLKDEFGAHVTAITMGPPQADSALREAIAMGVDRAILLTDRKFAGADTLATSHAISAALKELDYDLIIAGRQAIDGDTAQVGPQIAEFLNLPQITYVNDIKFDGKDTFEVKRATEEGYMLLQVQKPCLMTILAEANKPRYMNVKNIVEAFNKEVEVWGVDRLSDVDEEKLGLKGSPTKVKKSFTKGVKAAGQLYEVDPQEAAKIIIEKLKEKFII, from the coding sequence ATGAAAATAGTTGTATGTATAAAACAAGTACCTGATACTACAGAGATTAGATTAGATCCTGTTAAAGGAACTCTTATTAGAGATGGAGTACCTAGTATCATAAATCCAGATGATAAAGGTGGATTAGAAGAAGCATTAAGATTAAAAGATGAGTTTGGAGCGCACGTTACTGCTATAACAATGGGACCTCCTCAAGCTGATTCAGCTTTAAGAGAAGCTATTGCTATGGGAGTAGATAGAGCGATACTTTTAACTGATAGAAAATTTGCAGGAGCTGATACACTTGCTACATCTCACGCGATATCAGCAGCTTTAAAAGAGTTAGATTATGATCTTATTATCGCAGGAAGACAAGCTATTGATGGAGATACTGCACAAGTTGGTCCACAGATTGCTGAGTTTTTAAACCTTCCACAAATTACGTATGTAAATGATATTAAGTTTGATGGAAAAGATACATTTGAAGTAAAAAGAGCTACTGAAGAAGGATATATGTTACTTCAAGTTCAAAAGCCTTGTTTAATGACAATCTTAGCTGAAGCAAACAAACCTAGATACATGAACGTTAAAAACATTGTAGAAGCCTTCAATAAAGAGGTTGAGGTTTGGGGAGTAGATAGATTATCTGATGTAGATGAGGAGAAATTAGGACTTAAAGGTTCTCCAACAAAGGTTAAGAAATCGTTCACTAAAGGTGTTAAAGCAGCTGGACAACTTTATGAAGTTGACCCTCAAGAAGCAGCAAAAATCATCATTGAAAAATTAAAGGAAAAATTTATAATCTAA